From Granulicella sp. WH15, the proteins below share one genomic window:
- a CDS encoding type II toxin-antitoxin system RelE/ParE family toxin — MWRTEFTDVAERALLKLDKPVRERILAFFRERVSSSEDPKALAEPLAGEFRGLWRFRVGDYRVICDIRQDVLIVLVLQVGHRREVYR, encoded by the coding sequence GTGTGGCGGACTGAGTTCACCGATGTTGCGGAGCGGGCGCTGCTCAAGTTGGACAAGCCCGTACGGGAACGCATTCTGGCCTTCTTCCGCGAGCGTGTGAGTTCGTCGGAAGACCCAAAGGCTCTCGCCGAACCGCTTGCAGGGGAGTTTCGCGGACTTTGGAGATTTCGTGTGGGTGACTATCGCGTCATCTGCGACATACGGCAGGATGTCCTCATCGTCCTGGTACTTCAGGTGGGGCATCGCAGGGAAGTTTATCGTTAG
- a CDS encoding ribbon-helix-helix protein, CopG family, which translates to MIEVQLEPELEARLERLAADTHVSKSFFAHEAIQRFVEDREDYLEGIAALSQSKYAISQEEMERRSSVAD; encoded by the coding sequence ATGATCGAAGTCCAGCTTGAACCTGAACTGGAAGCACGGTTGGAGCGTCTCGCGGCTGACACGCATGTCAGCAAGAGCTTCTTCGCTCACGAGGCGATCCAGCGATTTGTAGAAGATCGCGAAGATTACCTTGAGGGCATTGCCGCTCTCTCTCAATCCAAGTACGCGATCTCGCAGGAAGAGATGGAGCGGCGATCGAGTGTGGCGGACTGA